From Micromonospora carbonacea:
GGCCGGTGATCGTCTTCGAGCATGGCGGCGACAACGTCATGCGGGAGTACGGCACGACGACGGATGACCTGTGGTCACTGCTGGTGGAGGAGCTGGGTTACCAGGTGTTCACCCTGCCGGCGTGGCTCGCGGGCGGGCGGGCGCTGAGCCGCGCCGCGCTCACCACGGCCCTGGAGCAGGACTGGTACTTCGTCGCGGACCGCGCCGCCGGGCCCGCGACCGCTGATCAGAAGGGTGTGGACTGATGAGTTCCGTCGGAGACCTGCGTGTCGTCAACCGGATCGCGGAATGCGACATCCGGCGGACGGGGCTGCTGCCCGAGCACGTCACGGCCTTTCGCCGGCAGGGTGTCCTGGTCGTCCGCGGGTTGCTCACACCGCAGGAACTGGCCGACGTCCAGGAGGCCGGCCGGGCCCTGATCGACCGGGCGTGGTCGACCCGGTCCATGGAGGACACGGTCTGGACGTTGGAGCCCGACCAGCCGGGCGCCGCGCCGGTGCGGATCGAGTACGTCGTCGACAAGGCCCGACCCATCGCCATGCTGGCCGGTCATCCGTTGCTGCTGCGGATCATGGAGCAGTTGGTCGGACCGAATCTGATCCCGACCTGGGACAGCATGGTCTTCAAGACACCCGCCGGAGCGCCCAGGCTGGCCTGGCACCGCGACGCCGGGCTCTACGACAACGCGGTCGGCGTCACCGGTGCGGGCCGGGTCATCGACGCCGGGATCTACCTCGACCCCGCCCCCGAGGACAACTGCGTCTGGTGCATCCCGGAGTCGAACTACTGGGGCGACGACCGGTTGACCGCCACCGCGGACCAGCTCAACGCGAGCGAATGGGACACCACCGGGGCGGTGCCAGCCGTGATGCAGCCGGGGGACCTCCTGTTGCACAACATTCTCACGCTGCACGGGGCGCCCGCGGTGGTCGGCAAGCAGCGCCGGGTCATCTACTTCGAGTACCGGCCGGCCGAGGTGGAATGGCAGTTGGGCCCGCACAGCGCGGAGTACATCGGGCTGAAACAGCAGGTCCTGCGCTCCTGCATCCAGATGCGGGCGAACGAGCCGCAGTTCGGCGACGAGGAGCCGTTCGACTACCAGCCGGCCGAGTCGCTCCGGCACTGGGTGGACCGGCCGGAGATCGACACGCTGCGCTTCGCGCACGAGGAGTACTGGCGATGGT
This genomic window contains:
- a CDS encoding phytanoyl-CoA dioxygenase family protein: MSSVGDLRVVNRIAECDIRRTGLLPEHVTAFRRQGVLVVRGLLTPQELADVQEAGRALIDRAWSTRSMEDTVWTLEPDQPGAAPVRIEYVVDKARPIAMLAGHPLLLRIMEQLVGPNLIPTWDSMVFKTPAGAPRLAWHRDAGLYDNAVGVTGAGRVIDAGIYLDPAPEDNCVWCIPESNYWGDDRLTATADQLNASEWDTTGAVPAVMQPGDLLLHNILTLHGAPAVVGKQRRVIYFEYRPAEVEWQLGPHSAEYIGLKQQVLRSCIQMRANEPQFGDEEPFDYQPAESLRHWVDRPEIDTLRFAHEEYWRW